CTGCTACACCTGATGAAATTGAACAAATCCTAAAATCAACAACGCGTTCATTCCCTGCTACATGTAACAACTGTGGTACCGGTATTGTTGATGCACTTGCTGCTGTAAATGCGGCGTCTGGCGACACTACTACACCACCAACAGGCGATAACGTGTTAGAAGATAAGGTTGCTAAAACTGGTCTTTCTGGCGCTAAAAACGCACAGTCGTTCTTCACCATGGAAGTACCATCTGGCGCAACTAACGTAACTTTCACGTTAGCAGGTGGCTCGGGTGATGCAGACCTTTATGTGCGTGCTGGCAGCAAGCCAACGACCTCAAGCTATGAGTGCCGTTCATGGAACTCAGGTAACGGTGAAACTTGTTCTATTGATAACCCAACAGCAGGTACTTATCACGTAATGCTAAATGCATACGAAGCCTTCTCTGGTGCGTCACTAACAGGCAATATCACATCATCAACAACAGGAGGCACGAATGGTGGCGGCGGTTCAGTTGATAACGTATCAGCAAGTCGTGGCGCTTGGAGCCGTTACACAATTGACGTACCAGCAGGTATGTCAACGTTCACAGTAACGCTTTCAGGTGGTACAGGTGATGCAGATCTTTATATTCGCAACGGTAGCCAGCCAAGCACGTCATCATACGACTGTCGTTCATGGAACGATGGCAACACAGAAACCTGTACTATTAACAACCCAGGTGCAGGTACATGGCACATTGGCGCATATGGATACAGAGCATACTCTGGCGTAACCGTAGACGCACAATACAGACCTTAGAAAACTCTCTGAAGACAACAAAAGGCCGCACATGCGGCCTTTTTTATTAAGTGTAGAACTAGATTTTTAAAAACGACTTCATACGATTTTTTAATGTATAAAGCCATCGTAAATTTACGCTTCGCATCCCTTAACTGAATGAGCTTAAGGGTCTGCTAATTTGCTAAAAATAAGTTCGCAATAAACGTAACTAATTAGAATCTGTGGTTGATTTAAGCAGATGAAAGTGCTTAAACGTATGTATCCATCTGCTTCTTAGCCCGAACCAAATATGCTAATAAGATTCACGGCAAACGAGCCTAATTAAACATCTGATACATTGCTATTGTGGCATATCAAAAAGTGATTATTGTTCAGAATACACCCTACTTTATATTAATTTTGTTATACCAACCCAGTGCTTTAACTTACGATATACCGTTTCCTTCTCAATCGGTTTTGTCATGTAGTCATCCATACCAGCTGCCAAACATTTCTGCTCATCACCTTGCATTGCATTAGCAGTCATCGCAATTATGGGAATGTTTGCTGCACTTTTCCCTGCCTCGCCCGATTTAATCTTAGATGTGGTCTCATAACCGTCCATTTCTGGCATTTGGCAGTCCATAATAATTGCCGCATAGTCGCTTGGTTTATCCATCGCTTTAAGTGCTGCTAACGCATCGTGACCGTTTGAGGCAACATCGGCAGTGACTCCTAAGTTTTTCAAAACACTCAACGCGACCATCTGATTTACTGGATTATCTTCAACTAACAATACATGTACGTCATTAAAAATTGTGGTGTCTGTATCATTTAAACTAGTCGGCTGCTCACTTGCATCATCAGTGTGTTCAGATGATTTTTGCAACGTACTTTTAATTACTTTAATCAGGCCTTTTGGTGTTACGGGTTTTGCTAAAATCGCGCTAATATTACCCGCTTCACACGTATCATTATCGAATTGTTTATTAATTGGCGCCATTATAACTAGCTGTGTTTTATTAGTTTGCGTTAAGCGCGTTAATTGCTGTTGTAATAAGTCATTTTCATACAACTTTGCATCCATTAATACCAAGTCGATAGTTGCTAAATCACTACTTAAATGTGCCATTACCTGCTCAGCAGAATTGGCAACGATTGCGTTTGCTGACTCGCCCTCTAAAAGCTGTTTTATCACTTGGCAATTAGTGTCATTAGCGTCAGCAATCAACATCGTTAAAAACGCAAATAGTGGGCCATCGTTTACCTTTGTTGGCTGCGCGATGTTTTTCACTAAACAGGTGACATTAAAACAACTGCCCTCGCCTAATTTGCTGGTAACCGTTACATCCCCTTGCAGTAGATTACACAGTTTTCGTGTAATACTTAGGCCAAGCCCAGTGCCGCCGTATTTTCGTGTGGTCGATGCATCACCTTGACTAAATGCATCAAATAGCGAGGTTACTTTATCTTTGGCAATGCCGATGCCGGTATCTTGAATTTCGCAGTTTAACTGGCTGAACCCTATTTTTTCAGAGTCACAAAGCTCTGCACGGATCACAATTTGACCCGACTCGGTAAACTTAACAGCATTACTTAAAATATTGGTGAGTATTTGACGAATTCGCCCAGGATCGGAATTCACATGACTGACCGAAATGGCATTGATATCTAAAATAACCTCAACATCTTTTAACTGTGCATCAAGGGCCACAGATTCTGCGAGTTTTTCAAGTAAGTTACGTAGATCAAAATCAATGTATTCAAGTTCAATGCGATCTGCTTCTATTTTTGAAAAATCCAGAATATCGTTAATCAGCGTCAGTAACGACTTTGCACTTGAACTGGCAATGCTCACGCGGTGTGCTTGTTCATCCGAAAGCCTGCTGTCTTTTAACAGTTGCAGCATACCAATCACGCCATTCATTGGTGTGCGGATTTCATGACTCATATTGGCTAAAAATTCAGACTTTAACTTAGTTGCGGTTTCTGCTTTTTGTAAGGCAAGTTTGAGTTCTTTGGCTTGTTGCTCAAGCGACGCCGTTTTTTCAGCAACTTGCTCTTCTAATGCCACTACAAATTGCTTTTGTCGAGTTATCTCGCTTTGTTGTAAGCGAGTGCGCAGATATATCATTAAAAAAATCAATGCCCCGGCAAATAAAGTGTAAAGCGTATAAGCCCACCAGCTTTTAAAAGGCGAAGGCGCCACATTTAAATCGATTGAAAGCAGTTCATTACTCCATTTGCCTGCACTGTTAGTTGCTTTAACTTGCAAGGTGTAGCTGCCGCCATCCAGATTAGTAAATGACGCAATATTATTGTTACCTAACTCTATCCAGTTGTTATCGTACCCCTCAAGGCGATAGGCATACTGATTTTTGCTAGGCGCAGTAAAATCTAACACCGAAAACTCAAATGAAATAAAGTAATCTTGATACGACAGGTCGATTTCTTTCACATAAGCATACGGTTTATCGAGCTTTTTCTGCTCGCCCATTTTGCTAAACCCAGTCAGTACCACATTAGGTGATTTAACTTCGTTTTCTTCAAGATCAGTATTAAAGTATTCAACCCCACGTTGGCTACTCGTAAATAAGGTGTTGTTGGCAGCCACAACTAAACTATTTGCGTAATAATTTGCGCCTAAAATCCCTTCACTGCCATCATAGTTAACAACTTCATCGGTACTTGGGTTTAAGGTAGAAATACCCTTGTTAGTGGTGAGCCATAAGTTGCCGTTTTGATCATCTACCACAGCGCGAATTAACGATGTAGCGAGGCCATTTAACACGCTGTAATGCTTAAAGGTTTGGCTATTGGGTTGATATAAGTTGAGACCTTTTTGCGTTGCTATCCAAATCGCACCATTTTTGGCTTGGTAAATATCTTGTACGATACTACCCAATAAGGTTTGCTCATCGGCTTCATCCATTTTGTAAACGCGAAAACGCTGTTTATCAGCCAACCACAGGTTTACGCCATTGCCGGTGCCAACCCACATGTTGTTGTCGTTATCGCGCATTATTTTTAGCACTTCAGGGTGCGATAAGCCGTTGTTTTCGTCTAAATGTGTAAAGGTTTTATGCGTTGTGTTGTATACGTATACACCATTTTTGTATGTACCAATCCATAAGTTGCCTTGTTCATCGAGCGCTAACGCCCGTAACTCTCTAAATTCTTGGTAATTTTCAGCGGTTTTAGGGTAGCGGATGATTTCAATTTGCCCAGTTGCCAAATTGTATTTAGCAAGCCCTTGATCTTGTGCAACCCAAAGTAAATTGGTGCCTTGTTTTAATATAATGGGTTTTTCTACAGCGCCACTATTCGCCAAACCGTTTTCTTTAGTGAAAAGCGGGCCCGAAATAGGTTCTAAGCTTTTCGCCCGTACTTGCCATTTAAACAAGGCGGAAGAGGAAGCAGCAATAAGCACATCGCCGTTTTCATCAACTGTTATGCCATTTGGCGCACTTAGTTGCGAGCTATTAATCGATTTAAATTTACGCTGTGGTGTCAGTTTAAAAATGCCGTGCACTTCATTTGTGATCCAAATAACACCAAAAGAATCCTCAAAAATAATGCGAAAACCATTGTTGTAACCTAAATCTAGCCGTTCAATTTGCTCAATGTCGTTGGCATAGCGATAAATGCCCGTTGCTGTAACAAACCAAACAAATCCGTCTTGGTCTTCAATCATCGAATTTACTTGACCAAGTGCTTGCTGATCTACATTTAAAATAGCGGTGAAGCTACCGCTATTTGGCTCAAACAAAAACGGACCTTGTTGCGTGGCGACATAAAATGTTCCGCTTTTGGTAATTAACATACTTCTAATTTCGTTGGCCCCAGTTGGGGTTTTATTATTTGGGTTTGGAAAGAAGTGCTTAAACTGCCGAGTGTTTTTGTTAAATAGATTTAAGCCATAGCTGGTCGCTACCCACAGAAAATTATCGTCTTTGTCTGCAATATCCCAAATA
This region of Pseudoalteromonas spongiae UST010723-006 genomic DNA includes:
- a CDS encoding hybrid sensor histidine kinase/response regulator encodes the protein MTPKISLFVIWLAMTLFAFTASNALANGQSSSLINEYAIKKLGTEDGFVSSEIYSIVQDNQGFLWFGTAENGVMRFDGRKVVLFEFNKMNENGLSHNDAGNLMLDNDGRIWIGTWGGGANLYDPKIGRFENFLHSASQESSVSSNRIQSLLHDQTGIIWLGSYDGGLNKYLGNGQFEHITKTGDSEPSLSHNRIWDIADKDDNFLWVATSYGLNLFNKNTRQFKHFFPNPNNKTPTGANEIRSMLITKSGTFYVATQQGPFLFEPNSGSFTAILNVDQQALGQVNSMIEDQDGFVWFVTATGIYRYANDIEQIERLDLGYNNGFRIIFEDSFGVIWITNEVHGIFKLTPQRKFKSINSSQLSAPNGITVDENGDVLIAASSSALFKWQVRAKSLEPISGPLFTKENGLANSGAVEKPIILKQGTNLLWVAQDQGLAKYNLATGQIEIIRYPKTAENYQEFRELRALALDEQGNLWIGTYKNGVYVYNTTHKTFTHLDENNGLSHPEVLKIMRDNDNNMWVGTGNGVNLWLADKQRFRVYKMDEADEQTLLGSIVQDIYQAKNGAIWIATQKGLNLYQPNSQTFKHYSVLNGLATSLIRAVVDDQNGNLWLTTNKGISTLNPSTDEVVNYDGSEGILGANYYANSLVVAANNTLFTSSQRGVEYFNTDLEENEVKSPNVVLTGFSKMGEQKKLDKPYAYVKEIDLSYQDYFISFEFSVLDFTAPSKNQYAYRLEGYDNNWIELGNNNIASFTNLDGGSYTLQVKATNSAGKWSNELLSIDLNVAPSPFKSWWAYTLYTLFAGALIFLMIYLRTRLQQSEITRQKQFVVALEEQVAEKTASLEQQAKELKLALQKAETATKLKSEFLANMSHEIRTPMNGVIGMLQLLKDSRLSDEQAHRVSIASSSAKSLLTLINDILDFSKIEADRIELEYIDFDLRNLLEKLAESVALDAQLKDVEVILDINAISVSHVNSDPGRIRQILTNILSNAVKFTESGQIVIRAELCDSEKIGFSQLNCEIQDTGIGIAKDKVTSLFDAFSQGDASTTRKYGGTGLGLSITRKLCNLLQGDVTVTSKLGEGSCFNVTCLVKNIAQPTKVNDGPLFAFLTMLIADANDTNCQVIKQLLEGESANAIVANSAEQVMAHLSSDLATIDLVLMDAKLYENDLLQQQLTRLTQTNKTQLVIMAPINKQFDNDTCEAGNISAILAKPVTPKGLIKVIKSTLQKSSEHTDDASEQPTSLNDTDTTIFNDVHVLLVEDNPVNQMVALSVLKNLGVTADVASNGHDALAALKAMDKPSDYAAIIMDCQMPEMDGYETTSKIKSGEAGKSAANIPIIAMTANAMQGDEQKCLAAGMDDYMTKPIEKETVYRKLKHWVGITKLI